Below is a genomic region from Candidatus Krumholzibacteriota bacterium.
GAGTTGCTGACCCGGGCGATGGAAGCGGCGCCTGACAACTACCGGTTCAAGACGCAGCTCGGCAAGATCTTTTTCGACGACAAGAACTACGCCGCGGCCATCCCGGTCTACCAGGCGCTCGTGGAACAGTATCCCGACGGGTCGGCCTACTACCAGCGCCTCGGGTTCGCCTTTGCCGAGACCGACCGGAAGGCGGAGGCGGCAGCCGCGTACGAGAAGGCCCTCGAGCTGAAGGGCGACGATCCCTTCACCTTCGCCCTTCTCGCCCGCATATACAACGAGATCGGAAACTACCAGAAGGCCGCCTCCACCGCGCAGCGCGGCCTGGCGATCGGCGGCCAGGAGGCCTTCCTCAACTACCAGTGGGGGGAGGCGCTCTCCAAGCTCGGACGGTACGACGAGGCGATCGAGCGGTTCGAGATCGTCGCGGGCCTCAGGGACGACACGTGGTCCAAGTACGCCGTCCAGCAGATCGACCGGCAGGAGAAGCTCAAGAAGCGCGCCCAGCTGAAGAAGGAGCAGGACGACTGGCAGCAGTAGGACGCGGCCGAACGGTCGAGACGAGCGGCAGGCGATGATGCAGGCCTCCCCGACCGTCGGGGAGGCCTTTCCTTTTTCGGGAGGCTGAAGCGATGGATACCCACCGATGGACGCCGACGTGCCGGCTCCTCGCCATCGTCGCCGTCGCCGCCCTCGCGTTCGGTTCCGCCACGGCCCGGGAGACGGCCGCGCGGGCCGACGGCGAGGGAGGAACGGACGGAGAGACGCACCCGCGCATCGCGATCGAGCTCGAATCGGGAGGGCGGATCGTCGTCGAACTGCTGCCCGAGGAGGCGCCATGCACCTGCGAGCGGATCCTCGCGCTCGTCCGCGAGGGATTCTACGACGGGTGCAGTTTCCACCGCGTCGAGTCCTATCTCGTCCAGGCGGGCAAGAAGGAGTGCGAGCTGCCGCCGATCGAGGGAGAGATGTTCGGCCAGACGGTCTGGCACGATCCGGGCGCCGTCGGCATCGCCAGGCTGCCGGACGACTACGACTCGGCGATCGCGCAATTCTACATCATGAAGGAGAAGCGCTCGACCTTCAACGGGGAGTACACCCTCTTCGGACACGTCGTCGAGGGGATGGACGCCGTGACGGAGATCGAGAAGGGCGCGAAGATCGAGCACGTCTCCCTGCTCGAATAGACGATCAGGCGGGGGATCGGCTCTTGACCGCCGG
It encodes:
- a CDS encoding peptidylprolyl isomerase — protein: MDTHRWTPTCRLLAIVAVAALAFGSATARETAARADGEGGTDGETHPRIAIELESGGRIVVELLPEEAPCTCERILALVREGFYDGCSFHRVESYLVQAGKKECELPPIEGEMFGQTVWHDPGAVGIARLPDDYDSAIAQFYIMKEKRSTFNGEYTLFGHVVEGMDAVTEIEKGAKIEHVSLLE